One Gemmatimonadota bacterium genomic region harbors:
- a CDS encoding M20/M25/M40 family metallo-hydrolase, which produces MLSAQSVSFLKKLLDTPGPSGFEGAAARVWREGVADVAVVHADVMGNSVATVEGGGGPTIMLAGHIDEIGLIVTWVDDGGLVYVAPIGGWDPQVLVGQRIRFLAARGPVLGVVGKKPIHVMKPDEREKASKVTDLWVDIGASSKAQALELVQVGDPGVIDGQAIELPNGRLVSRAIDNRIGAFVVAEALRRYAAEPGEARVVAVATAQEEIAYHGGGALVAANRLSPVMAIAVDVTFATDHPGVEKKEHGDHTLGGGPVLARGSVISPVVFSLLREGAAALEIPVSVHAVGRDTATDADFIHIAREGVATGLVSIPNRYMHSPNEMVSLDDVDRAATLIAATCRRVTRATDFSAR; this is translated from the coding sequence ATGCTTTCCGCCCAATCCGTCAGCTTCCTGAAGAAATTGCTCGACACGCCGGGGCCATCCGGCTTCGAGGGCGCCGCGGCGCGTGTGTGGCGCGAGGGAGTCGCTGACGTGGCGGTGGTGCATGCTGACGTCATGGGGAACAGCGTGGCCACGGTGGAGGGTGGCGGCGGACCCACCATCATGCTCGCCGGGCACATCGACGAGATCGGCCTGATCGTCACCTGGGTGGATGACGGCGGGCTGGTGTATGTCGCGCCCATCGGGGGATGGGACCCACAGGTCCTCGTCGGCCAGCGGATCCGATTCCTGGCGGCCCGCGGTCCCGTGCTGGGGGTCGTGGGAAAGAAGCCCATTCACGTGATGAAGCCGGACGAGCGTGAGAAGGCGTCCAAGGTGACCGACCTGTGGGTCGATATCGGGGCGTCGAGCAAGGCTCAGGCCCTTGAGCTCGTGCAGGTCGGCGACCCGGGGGTGATCGACGGGCAGGCCATCGAGCTTCCCAACGGCCGCCTCGTCTCGCGCGCCATCGACAACCGCATCGGAGCTTTTGTCGTCGCGGAAGCGCTCCGCCGGTACGCCGCGGAACCAGGGGAGGCCCGCGTCGTGGCCGTCGCCACGGCGCAGGAGGAGATCGCCTACCACGGAGGGGGCGCGCTCGTCGCGGCCAACCGCCTCTCGCCGGTCATGGCCATTGCGGTCGATGTCACCTTTGCCACGGACCATCCGGGCGTCGAGAAGAAGGAGCACGGCGACCACACGCTGGGCGGAGGTCCCGTCCTTGCCCGGGGCTCCGTGATCTCTCCCGTCGTGTTTTCGCTGCTCCGCGAGGGCGCCGCCGCGCTGGAGATCCCGGTTTCGGTGCATGCCGTCGGACGCGACACCGCGACCGATGCCGACTTCATCCATATCGCGCGAGAAGGGGTCGCCACCGGCCTGGTGTCCATTCCGAACCGGTACATGCACTCGCCGAACGAGATGGTGAGTCTGGACGACGTCGATCGCGCCGCTACCTTAATCGCGGCCACCTGCCGCCGCGTGACCCGCGCGACGGATTTTTCCGCCCGGTAG
- a CDS encoding amidohydrolase gives MSRTTCWLPLLGLATALHAQPPAADLIVHNGRIYTVDQNRPFVDAMAVKDGKVLFTGPVRQAMTYRGSGTRVVDLDGRTVIPGMIDAHAHLGGLGSALRTVDLVGTTSYEEIVARVAARAKETPAGQWIVGRGWDQNDWADTRFPTHEALSRAVPNHPVYLVRVDGHAALVNAAAMKAANVTAATQDTRGGKLERNADGSPTGVLIDDAMGSVGAKIPPASDAELRAATRAAIAEVNKWGLTSVHDAGVGRREIAVYEELAKTGDYPLRHYVMIQPDDSSLATFFRRGPQRGLHDGKLWITAIKAYADGALGSRGAALLEPYADDPKTTGLVRVAPERLADVATRALRNGFQLNTHAIGDRANRMVLDAYEKALAAVPSGDHRFRIEHAQIIHSEDIPRFAQLGVVPAMQSSHQTSDMYWAGNRLGQGRLLGSYAWRSLLNTGVVIANGSDFPVEMVNPLISFHAAFSRQDAKNWPVGGWIPQEAMTREEALKSMTIWAAWAGNMEKEVGSLEAGKLADFVILDQDIMQVPAELVLKTRVLSTWVGGKVAYERKASM, from the coding sequence ATGTCCCGGACCACCTGTTGGCTTCCCCTCCTCGGTCTCGCCACTGCGCTCCACGCGCAGCCGCCAGCCGCCGACCTCATCGTCCACAACGGTCGCATCTACACCGTCGACCAGAACCGACCGTTCGTTGACGCGATGGCGGTCAAGGACGGCAAGGTCCTGTTCACCGGTCCGGTACGCCAGGCCATGACCTATCGAGGAAGTGGCACCCGGGTCGTCGACCTCGACGGCCGAACCGTGATCCCGGGGATGATCGACGCCCACGCCCATCTCGGTGGTCTTGGCTCGGCCCTCCGCACGGTCGACCTGGTCGGCACCACATCCTACGAGGAGATTGTCGCACGCGTCGCCGCGCGTGCGAAGGAGACGCCCGCTGGACAATGGATCGTCGGTCGCGGCTGGGACCAGAACGACTGGGCCGATACCCGCTTCCCGACGCATGAGGCGCTGTCACGCGCGGTGCCGAATCACCCCGTCTACCTTGTGCGTGTGGACGGACACGCCGCCCTGGTGAACGCCGCGGCCATGAAGGCCGCGAACGTCACGGCCGCGACCCAGGACACGCGTGGGGGCAAGCTGGAGCGAAACGCAGATGGCTCACCCACCGGCGTCCTCATCGACGACGCCATGGGGTCCGTGGGCGCGAAGATCCCGCCCGCCTCCGATGCGGAACTGCGCGCGGCCACGCGGGCCGCCATTGCCGAGGTCAACAAGTGGGGGCTGACCAGCGTCCACGATGCCGGGGTTGGGCGACGGGAAATCGCCGTCTACGAAGAACTAGCGAAAACCGGAGACTATCCGCTGCGTCACTACGTGATGATCCAGCCCGACGACTCCTCGCTGGCGACCTTTTTCCGGCGCGGACCCCAGCGCGGGCTGCACGACGGGAAGTTGTGGATCACCGCCATCAAGGCGTACGCTGACGGTGCCCTTGGGTCACGTGGTGCCGCCCTTCTTGAGCCATACGCGGACGACCCCAAGACCACGGGCCTCGTGCGCGTCGCCCCCGAGCGACTCGCCGATGTTGCGACCCGCGCCCTGCGCAACGGCTTCCAGCTCAACACACATGCCATCGGCGACCGCGCCAATCGCATGGTCCTTGATGCCTACGAAAAGGCGCTGGCCGCCGTCCCGAGTGGCGACCATCGATTTCGCATCGAACACGCGCAGATCATCCACTCCGAGGACATCCCACGGTTTGCCCAGCTCGGGGTCGTCCCCGCCATGCAGTCGAGCCACCAGACGAGCGACATGTACTGGGCGGGCAACCGGCTCGGCCAGGGCCGACTGCTTGGCTCGTATGCCTGGCGTTCGCTGCTGAACACGGGAGTCGTGATCGCGAACGGGTCCGATTTCCCCGTGGAGATGGTGAATCCCCTGATCTCCTTCCATGCGGCCTTCTCCCGCCAGGACGCGAAGAATTGGCCGGTCGGTGGATGGATTCCGCAGGAAGCCATGACCCGCGAGGAGGCGCTCAAGTCGATGACGATCTGGGCCGCCTGGGCCGGGAACATGGAGAAGGAGGTCGGTTCCCTCGAAGCCGGCAAGCTGGCCGACTTCGTCATCCTTGACCAGGATATCATGCAGGTACCGGCCGAGCTGGTGCTCAAGACGCGGGTGTTGTCCACCTGGGTGGGTGGCAAGGTTGCCTACGAACGCAAAGCATCCATGTAA
- a CDS encoding carbohydrate binding family 9 domain-containing protein, giving the protein MPVARLALCACLTLMPGALVAQGGAVAPRVAQVVRAAAVPTIDGRPTESAWHAAPLLGGFVQREPFEGQPASERTEVRFLYDDDFLYAAAWLYDREASAIVEGEVRRDVDVSEMDGVILVLDTFRDRQNAFLFGTSAGGIEYDAQVTREGEGGFSGNTTRQQAGAGGGLNLNWDGKWEVRTSRDSAGWYAEFRIPFATLRYAKAGPQEWGLNIVRFIRRRNEESVWSPLPRQFTHLRVSMAGTLQGVSPPVQRPLQVTPYVLSATSRQFAPGAATRSTGEFGGDLKLGVTSSLALDLTYNTDFAQVEVDEQQVNLTRFNLFFPEKRPFFLENAGIFAVGTPQTVDLFFSRRVGISDNGTPVPIVGGGRLTGRAGGMQLGLLNIQTDGVGAIAPVNNSVGRVLKELPNRSRVGLFASHRRDTEGTPDGNTTLAVDGRLGVGTAWTFDGYAAQTTTDGALGTGYAYAASGAYLTRTWEGGLTYREVGEGFNPAMGFMERGANRFVSARVLYHIRTPGVRWFREFRPHITYRENFDLDWFTQTRFLHFDSHFEFANGSFFQLPAFNLTREGLRAPFTIAPGVTIPAGSYTNAEWGFAYNSNLSAPVSVQGRIDLGGFYSGRRAGAQGTLNLRRGETFTAQLRYNYYDVTLPEGAFYTSVTGMRLSYAFTPRIYLQSLLQRNSRTGQFSSNVRLGWLGDAGTGLFVVLNDTELMRPVWSSQDRALMVKFTRQFELNR; this is encoded by the coding sequence ATGCCCGTCGCCCGCCTCGCCCTGTGCGCCTGCCTAACGTTGATGCCTGGTGCCCTGGTGGCACAGGGTGGCGCGGTGGCGCCCCGAGTGGCCCAGGTCGTCCGCGCGGCCGCCGTGCCCACGATAGATGGTCGGCCGACGGAGTCAGCGTGGCACGCGGCTCCGCTCCTCGGCGGCTTTGTCCAGCGCGAGCCATTCGAGGGGCAACCCGCCTCGGAGCGGACCGAGGTGCGCTTCCTGTACGACGACGACTTCCTCTACGCGGCCGCCTGGCTCTACGACCGGGAAGCGTCGGCGATTGTCGAAGGGGAAGTGCGACGTGACGTCGACGTGTCCGAGATGGACGGAGTCATCCTGGTGCTCGACACGTTTCGCGATCGACAGAATGCATTCCTGTTCGGGACGTCGGCGGGTGGGATCGAATACGATGCGCAGGTGACGCGGGAGGGGGAGGGCGGGTTCAGCGGGAACACGACCCGCCAGCAGGCCGGGGCGGGGGGTGGGCTCAACCTCAACTGGGATGGCAAGTGGGAGGTGCGCACGTCGCGTGACAGCGCGGGCTGGTATGCCGAGTTCCGGATTCCGTTCGCGACGTTGCGGTACGCGAAGGCCGGGCCGCAGGAGTGGGGACTGAACATCGTGCGGTTCATCCGGCGCCGGAACGAGGAAAGCGTCTGGTCGCCGCTGCCGCGCCAGTTCACGCACCTGCGCGTCTCGATGGCCGGGACGTTGCAGGGTGTGTCGCCGCCCGTGCAACGGCCGCTGCAGGTCACGCCGTATGTGTTGAGCGCGACCTCGCGGCAGTTCGCCCCCGGGGCGGCCACGAGAAGCACGGGAGAGTTTGGCGGCGACCTCAAGCTCGGGGTGACGTCCAGTCTCGCACTTGACCTGACGTACAACACCGACTTTGCACAGGTGGAGGTGGACGAGCAGCAGGTCAACCTCACCCGCTTCAACCTCTTCTTTCCAGAGAAGCGCCCCTTCTTCCTGGAGAATGCGGGCATCTTCGCCGTGGGCACGCCGCAGACCGTCGACCTCTTCTTCAGCCGGCGCGTCGGGATCTCCGATAACGGGACCCCGGTGCCGATTGTCGGGGGCGGGCGGCTGACGGGCCGGGCGGGGGGGATGCAGCTGGGACTGTTGAACATCCAGACGGATGGGGTCGGGGCGATTGCGCCGGTGAACAACTCGGTCGGTCGTGTGCTGAAGGAGTTGCCGAATCGGTCACGCGTCGGACTGTTTGCCTCGCACCGTCGCGACACCGAAGGGACTCCCGATGGCAATACCACCCTCGCGGTCGACGGTCGGCTCGGCGTCGGGACGGCGTGGACCTTCGATGGCTACGCGGCGCAGACCACCACCGATGGCGCGCTCGGGACCGGTTATGCGTACGCGGCGAGTGGGGCGTACCTCACGCGGACGTGGGAGGGCGGGCTGACGTATCGCGAGGTGGGCGAGGGTTTCAACCCCGCGATGGGATTCATGGAACGTGGCGCCAATCGGTTCGTGAGTGCGCGAGTGCTGTACCACATTCGGACCCCGGGGGTGCGCTGGTTCCGCGAGTTCCGCCCGCACATCACCTATCGCGAGAACTTCGACCTCGACTGGTTCACCCAGACGCGGTTCTTGCACTTCGACTCGCACTTCGAGTTCGCCAATGGGTCCTTCTTCCAGCTGCCGGCGTTCAACCTCACGCGCGAGGGGCTGCGGGCGCCGTTTACGATCGCGCCGGGGGTGACGATCCCCGCCGGGTCCTACACGAACGCGGAGTGGGGGTTTGCGTACAACTCCAACCTCAGTGCGCCGGTGTCGGTGCAGGGACGCATCGACCTCGGCGGCTTCTATTCCGGGCGTCGGGCGGGCGCGCAGGGAACCCTTAACCTGCGACGTGGCGAGACGTTCACGGCCCAGCTGCGCTACAACTACTACGATGTCACGCTACCGGAGGGTGCCTTCTACACCTCGGTGACCGGGATGCGTCTGTCGTATGCGTTCACCCCGCGGATCTACCTGCAGTCGCTGCTGCAGCGGAACAGCCGCACGGGCCAGTTCAGCAGCAACGTGCGGTTGGGGTGGCTGGGGGACGCGGGGACGGGCCTGTTTGTGGTGCTGAACGACACGGAACTGATGCGCCCGGTCTGGTCGTCCCAGGATCGCGCGTTGATGGTGAAGTTCACTCGGCAGTTCGAGTTGAATCGTTAG
- a CDS encoding flotillin family protein: MFPDVLGLLQVADVGGWLVTLGIPALATAAIGGVVALFVTRYRRCPANRVLVISGRVGGDGAAKCISGGGAFVWPVIQEYAYLSLEPIQIDIPLKDALSLENIRVAVPSVFTVAIGTEAEVRGNAAVRLLGLNHDLIKRQAQDIIFGQLRQVIASMRIEEINRDREGFLHRIQTSLEPELKKIGLVLINVNITDLKDDSGYIEAIGKKAAAMAVQQARGDVADQEKLGEVRVAEAERERSVQVATASKFREIGMREADREKLVRLAELDKEQRVGEQTAALQREALVKQAEREQAVRMAELDKEQRIGEQRAAFERDAQIKDAERERRIAVAEAEQRAIEGEATSQALIATTRAQLQVREAEAYQVSETRKREAEAAVQEAQNRALARAAIADAERVEAEQRAALEAVAKAFKAKTIVEAEAAAESRRIEAEAEARAIFVKLEAEARGQYEILARKADAMKELVAAAGGAKEAFQLLMIEKLDTLAETSAKAISNIKFDKVVVWDSGNGQGTGGASGFLQGMARSLPPMMNVLQEIAGVELPGASGRLGGDAPRDAASADRAAEPPAAA; the protein is encoded by the coding sequence ATGTTTCCTGACGTACTGGGCCTGTTGCAGGTGGCTGATGTCGGTGGTTGGCTCGTGACCCTCGGCATTCCAGCCCTGGCGACGGCCGCGATCGGCGGGGTCGTGGCACTCTTCGTCACGCGCTACCGACGCTGCCCGGCCAACCGCGTGCTCGTGATTTCCGGCCGCGTCGGGGGCGACGGCGCCGCGAAGTGCATCTCGGGCGGTGGAGCCTTCGTCTGGCCCGTCATCCAGGAGTACGCCTACCTCAGCCTGGAGCCGATCCAGATCGACATCCCGCTCAAGGATGCGCTGTCGCTCGAGAACATCCGCGTCGCCGTACCGAGCGTGTTCACGGTGGCGATCGGCACGGAGGCCGAGGTGCGTGGAAATGCCGCCGTGCGCCTGCTGGGGCTCAACCACGATCTCATCAAGCGCCAGGCGCAGGACATCATATTCGGCCAGCTGCGCCAGGTGATCGCCTCCATGCGCATCGAGGAGATCAATCGCGATCGCGAGGGCTTCCTCCATCGCATTCAGACCTCGCTCGAGCCCGAGCTCAAGAAGATCGGGCTCGTGTTGATCAACGTGAACATCACCGACCTCAAGGACGACTCGGGCTACATCGAGGCGATCGGGAAGAAGGCAGCCGCCATGGCCGTGCAGCAGGCGCGTGGTGACGTAGCGGACCAGGAGAAGCTCGGTGAGGTGCGCGTGGCCGAGGCAGAGCGCGAACGCTCCGTGCAGGTGGCGACGGCGAGCAAGTTCCGCGAGATCGGCATGCGCGAAGCCGACCGCGAGAAGCTCGTGCGCCTGGCGGAACTCGACAAGGAACAGCGGGTCGGCGAGCAAACGGCGGCATTGCAGCGCGAAGCGCTGGTGAAACAGGCCGAGCGTGAGCAGGCTGTGCGCATGGCGGAGTTGGACAAGGAGCAGCGCATCGGGGAGCAACGCGCCGCGTTCGAGCGCGACGCGCAGATTAAGGACGCGGAGCGGGAACGGCGCATCGCGGTGGCCGAGGCGGAGCAGCGCGCTATCGAAGGCGAGGCGACGTCTCAGGCACTCATCGCGACGACGCGCGCACAGCTGCAGGTTCGCGAAGCCGAGGCGTACCAGGTGTCGGAGACGAGGAAGCGCGAAGCGGAGGCGGCAGTCCAGGAGGCTCAGAACCGGGCCCTCGCGCGCGCGGCCATCGCCGACGCGGAGCGCGTGGAGGCGGAGCAGCGGGCCGCCCTGGAGGCCGTGGCAAAGGCGTTCAAGGCGAAGACCATCGTCGAGGCGGAAGCGGCCGCGGAGAGCCGCCGCATCGAGGCCGAAGCCGAGGCACGCGCGATCTTCGTCAAGCTGGAGGCGGAAGCGCGCGGCCAGTACGAGATCCTGGCACGCAAGGCCGACGCGATGAAGGAGCTGGTCGCGGCGGCCGGAGGGGCCAAGGAAGCCTTTCAACTGCTGATGATCGAGAAGCTGGACACCCTGGCGGAGACATCGGCCAAGGCGATCTCGAACATCAAGTTCGACAAGGTGGTCGTGTGGGACAGCGGGAACGGCCAGGGTACGGGCGGGGCCTCCGGCTTCCTGCAGGGGATGGCGCGTAGCCTGCCGCCGATGATGAACGTGTTGCAGGAGATCGCCGGCGTTGAGCTGCCGGGGGCCTCGGGCCGCCTGGGTGGAGACGCGCCGCGCGACGCCGCGTCAGCGGATCGCGCCGCGGAACCTCCCGCTGCCGCCTAG
- a CDS encoding DUF4349 domain-containing protein has translation MIIRNGNVMIEVDSLELAIDAVRTLAATLGGYVGNVSTSTGEYAVRSATIEVKVPSARFDDALGGVAPLGKVEQSNTTAEDVGEEFVDVTARVANAKRLEERIVNLLATRAGKLEDVLAVERELARVREEIERYEGRLRFLRTRVAISTLSVTVHEKAPLVSPNPGTNVIAEAFRDMWRNFVGLVAWVISSLGVVIPVAIALALAWRFLGRKKHTA, from the coding sequence ATGATCATCCGCAACGGGAACGTGATGATCGAGGTCGACTCCCTGGAACTCGCGATCGACGCCGTGCGCACGCTCGCGGCAACCCTCGGCGGATATGTCGGCAATGTGTCGACGAGCACCGGCGAGTATGCGGTCCGAAGTGCGACCATTGAGGTGAAAGTCCCCTCCGCGCGATTCGACGATGCGCTGGGCGGCGTGGCACCCCTTGGCAAGGTCGAGCAAAGCAACACGACCGCCGAGGACGTCGGCGAGGAGTTCGTGGACGTCACGGCACGCGTCGCCAACGCCAAACGATTGGAAGAGCGCATCGTGAACCTGCTCGCGACCCGGGCTGGCAAGCTGGAGGACGTTCTGGCGGTCGAGCGCGAGCTGGCCCGCGTCCGCGAGGAGATCGAGCGCTACGAAGGCCGACTTCGCTTCCTCCGGACGCGCGTCGCGATCAGCACGCTGAGCGTCACGGTGCACGAGAAGGCACCCCTCGTGAGCCCGAACCCGGGGACGAACGTGATCGCTGAGGCCTTCCGCGACATGTGGCGCAACTTTGTTGGCCTGGTGGCGTGGGTGATCAGCTCGCTGGGCGTAGTCATCCCGGTGGCGATCGCGCTGGCACTCGCTTGGCGCTTCCTCGGCCGAAAAAAGCACACCGCCTAG